From the genome of Effusibacillus lacus, one region includes:
- a CDS encoding TRAP transporter small permease yields the protein MAFVRWVDKVNKWLEILVGLALGVMTLVVFYQVLVRFFLTSFGEQISAPWTEELARYLMIWLVFIGGAVAARKADSNAVEALIHAVPPLVGKLIKIGAHITSLIFYACIFVIGLEWTQFGLSETAPVMKVPMSYVYSAMSIGAGLMIVNTITILVDAYVNKKDIRDTSDEEVEAALADYKSDGKEAAV from the coding sequence ATGGCGTTTGTGAGATGGGTGGATAAGGTAAACAAATGGCTCGAGATTCTGGTCGGATTGGCCCTTGGGGTGATGACCTTGGTGGTGTTTTATCAAGTGCTGGTTCGATTTTTTCTCACCTCATTTGGTGAGCAGATTTCCGCCCCTTGGACAGAAGAATTAGCTCGCTATCTTATGATTTGGCTCGTTTTTATAGGTGGAGCCGTGGCTGCGCGCAAAGCCGATTCAAATGCTGTTGAAGCATTGATTCACGCTGTTCCGCCTTTGGTTGGCAAACTGATAAAAATAGGTGCGCATATTACATCTCTTATTTTCTATGCTTGCATTTTTGTTATTGGTTTAGAATGGACACAATTCGGGCTCTCAGAAACGGCCCCGGTCATGAAAGTGCCAATGTCTTACGTATACTCCGCCATGTCAATTGGGGCAGGATTAATGATAGTAAATACGATTACAATCCTAGTCGATGCTTATGTGAATAAGAAAGACATTCGGGATACCTCAGACGAAGAAGTAGAAGCAGCGTTAGCGGATTATAAGAGCGATGGAAAGGAGGCAGCCGTATGA
- a CDS encoding TRAP transporter large permease — translation MISTLFISLLIFLLISVPIAVCLGFSSLVALQVKDLPLITLAQSVFESLDSFPLMAIPFFILAGNLMQTGGMSRRLIRLANVLVGWFRGGLGSVAVLTAMFFSTISGSSAATTAAIGSTLIPEMGKKGYPKPFATATCASAGELGVIIPPSIPMVVYGLVANVSIGSLFMAGFIPGILIGLSLILTIIIVARVKGFDIVNRSSKRQWLKDLWIAFTDSFLALVMPVIILGGIYKGVFTPTEAAVIAVVYGFIIGMFVYREIKWKDLMPILGKSAVSTSIIMLIVAYASIFGYILTVEEVPQKLGKAIAQFSDNPIVFLLLVNIFLFITGTLMEALVTIIIVAPILAPIAVQFGIDPVHFGIIMVVNVAIGMLTPPVAVNLVVACQIANLKMSQLTRPVLLFLGVLTLDVLIISYVPSLSLWLPSFM, via the coding sequence ATGATTTCAACATTGTTCATTTCTCTTTTGATCTTTTTATTAATTAGCGTTCCCATTGCGGTTTGTTTGGGATTCTCATCCCTGGTGGCATTACAAGTGAAAGATCTTCCCCTCATTACTTTGGCTCAAAGCGTATTTGAAAGTTTGGACTCCTTTCCCCTGATGGCCATCCCCTTTTTTATCTTGGCAGGCAATCTGATGCAGACTGGCGGCATGTCCAGACGTTTAATCAGACTGGCGAATGTTTTGGTGGGATGGTTCAGAGGCGGACTTGGTTCGGTGGCTGTGTTAACCGCCATGTTTTTTTCAACTATTTCGGGTTCGTCTGCTGCCACAACCGCAGCTATCGGTTCGACATTGATTCCGGAAATGGGGAAAAAGGGGTATCCAAAACCGTTTGCAACGGCAACCTGTGCTTCCGCCGGTGAGCTCGGAGTGATTATCCCTCCATCTATTCCGATGGTTGTTTACGGTCTTGTTGCGAATGTATCAATTGGCAGCCTGTTCATGGCCGGTTTTATCCCAGGCATTTTAATTGGTCTTTCCCTTATTTTGACCATTATCATTGTTGCGAGAGTGAAAGGTTTTGATATTGTTAATCGTTCAAGCAAACGTCAATGGTTGAAAGATCTGTGGATTGCATTTACGGACTCATTTCTGGCCCTGGTCATGCCGGTGATTATTCTCGGGGGCATCTATAAAGGTGTGTTTACACCAACAGAGGCGGCTGTCATTGCGGTGGTTTACGGGTTTATCATTGGTATGTTTGTTTATCGTGAGATAAAATGGAAAGATTTAATGCCCATTCTTGGAAAATCAGCTGTTTCAACCTCCATTATTATGTTGATTGTAGCTTATGCTTCAATTTTTGGTTACATCTTAACCGTGGAAGAAGTTCCACAAAAACTCGGAAAAGCTATAGCACAATTTTCAGATAATCCGATTGTATTTTTACTGTTAGTCAATATCTTTTTGTTTATTACGGGAACGTTAATGGAAGCTTTAGTTACTATCATTATTGTTGCCCCAATTTTAGCGCCGATTGCTGTTCAATTTGGAATTGACCCGGTTCATTTCGGAATCATCATGGTGGTTAACGTAGCTATCGGAATGTTGACTCCACCGGTAGCAGTAAACCTGGTTGTCGCTTGTCAAATTGCCAATTTAAAAATGAGTCAATTGACTCGTCCTGTATTGCTCTTCTTAGGTGTTTTAACTCTTGATGTGTTAATCATCAGTTATGTGCCCTCCCTTTCTCTGTGGCTTCCATCATTTATGTAA
- a CDS encoding MaoC family dehydratase: MAKRPNMDIFKLGDTAEFSKTVSEYDVYGFAGIVGDFYGVHLNEEFAQKTRFGKRIAQGALSVGFLATVMGYMAARVPEPGAVSYRYDITFTAPVYLGDTVTARLDLIEKEEERNTCIFRATVTNQVGVVVAEGRTYLKVL; this comes from the coding sequence GTGGCGAAACGACCTAACATGGATATTTTCAAACTTGGAGATACCGCTGAATTTTCCAAGACGGTAAGCGAATATGACGTTTACGGATTTGCCGGGATTGTAGGGGATTTTTACGGTGTTCATCTGAATGAAGAATTTGCCCAAAAAACCCGTTTTGGGAAGAGGATTGCCCAAGGGGCTCTATCGGTCGGTTTTCTGGCAACCGTCATGGGCTATATGGCTGCTCGCGTACCAGAACCTGGTGCCGTATCGTACCGTTATGACATTACTTTTACGGCTCCGGTGTATCTTGGCGACACGGTAACAGCCCGTCTGGATTTAATTGAGAAGGAAGAAGAGCGAAACACTTGCATTTTCAGGGCAACCGTAACCAATCAGGTGGGGGTTGTCGTGGCTGAAGGAAGAACGTATCTGAAAGTCTTGTAA
- a CDS encoding LacI family DNA-binding transcriptional regulator: MNSTIVDIAKKAGVSTATVSRVINNYPFVKESTRKKVLKVIDELNYYPDLIARSMVKGRTYNIGLIVGGLGNPFFAETAEVIVKTAERYNCHVTLCVTEEKPWKMAEYIDLLITKRVDGVIIGSVFKDDPISRLRDSKIPYVLYNRRNGHEDADYIVQDNVKGSFEAVKHLIQLGHTRVGILHGPLAFDTVEGRVAGYRQALDAFKLKTFDHFVHEIDFSEPENKVQQAMDKMFGGKIKPTAIFTTADFLALDAMEYLLNKNYRVPEDVALASFDNLRLSGHSLISLTTVGQRAEEMARLAVERLMQKIENKLNGNESEAISPWKITLQPELVIRRSCGSHLKSYQNYQL, from the coding sequence ATGAATTCAACAATCGTTGATATTGCAAAAAAGGCCGGAGTGTCTACCGCCACAGTTTCTAGAGTTATTAATAATTATCCTTTTGTAAAGGAATCGACAAGAAAAAAAGTTCTGAAAGTAATTGATGAGTTGAATTATTATCCCGATTTGATTGCCAGAAGTATGGTTAAGGGAAGAACGTATAATATTGGTCTGATTGTAGGGGGGCTTGGCAATCCGTTTTTCGCTGAGACTGCTGAGGTGATTGTGAAGACGGCAGAACGATATAACTGTCATGTAACTTTATGCGTGACAGAAGAGAAGCCCTGGAAGATGGCAGAATATATTGATCTCTTGATTACAAAGCGCGTAGATGGAGTGATTATCGGTTCTGTTTTCAAAGATGATCCGATTAGCCGCCTCCGTGACAGCAAGATCCCTTATGTTCTTTATAACCGCCGCAATGGTCATGAAGATGCGGATTACATAGTTCAAGACAACGTAAAGGGTTCTTTTGAAGCGGTTAAACATTTGATTCAGCTGGGCCATACGAGAGTCGGCATCTTACACGGCCCGCTTGCGTTCGACACGGTGGAAGGCAGGGTTGCAGGATACCGCCAAGCCCTGGATGCATTCAAGTTAAAAACCTTTGACCATTTCGTTCATGAAATTGATTTTTCGGAACCGGAAAACAAAGTGCAGCAAGCAATGGATAAAATGTTCGGCGGAAAAATAAAACCGACGGCGATTTTTACCACTGCAGATTTCTTGGCGCTCGATGCAATGGAATATTTATTGAACAAAAATTACCGCGTGCCGGAAGATGTGGCTTTAGCCAGCTTTGATAACCTCCGTCTGTCGGGACATAGTCTGATCAGCCTGACCACAGTAGGGCAACGAGCCGAAGAAATGGCAAGGCTGGCAGTCGAACGCCTTATGCAAAAGATTGAGAACAAGTTAAATGGCAATGAAAGTGAAGCCATAAGTCCGTGGAAAATCACTCTTCAACCTGAACTTGTGATTCGCCGCTCATGCGGCTCACATTTAAAAAGCTATCAAAATTATCAACTATAA
- a CDS encoding sigma-54-dependent transcriptional regulator has product MNRVLVVDDEVEVTSFFQYFLEDKGCDVTVANSGRDVDQLLQSHGAGFHLALVDLKLPDTNGLDLLAKIKNRQLACEVLIMTGYSTVKTAVQAIQAGARDYLEKPFDNLESLEGIIHSLLQRSAGKEDPFNQMAASYGIVYAPGSEMEKVLTVAYKLAKKAINVLIEGETGTGKELLARFIHGVSLRATHPFVGINCGAVSESLLESELFGHEKGAFSGAVKTRKGYFELAHNGTLFLDEIGEAPHSIQVKLLRAIETGEFMRVGSEETFKSNVRLISATNRNLESEVGQNRFRADLLYRLEGVKLSIPPLRDRREDIPAIANHYLEKKFGGACRLDPETAEILKGYDWPGNVRQLLNVLNQTHSIHDCPTLKPDKLPPRLLQHAVANEEETSFQKQLESFMEREIRLFVENITNGIETIDHIDFPNLMKRIKKMEGEIGRKIIQKGLSETKGNRQLLSHKLRITERTLRYILNEK; this is encoded by the coding sequence ATGAACCGTGTGCTTGTTGTGGATGATGAAGTGGAAGTGACCTCTTTTTTCCAGTACTTCCTGGAAGACAAGGGGTGTGACGTAACAGTTGCCAATTCAGGACGGGATGTGGACCAATTGCTTCAATCACATGGAGCCGGTTTTCATCTGGCTTTGGTGGATCTGAAATTGCCTGACACAAACGGATTGGACCTATTGGCTAAGATCAAAAACCGGCAACTTGCCTGTGAAGTTCTCATCATGACCGGTTACAGCACGGTCAAAACCGCAGTTCAGGCAATCCAGGCGGGTGCCAGAGACTACCTGGAGAAACCGTTTGATAATCTGGAGAGCCTTGAGGGGATTATTCATTCCTTGTTGCAACGTTCAGCGGGCAAGGAAGACCCGTTCAACCAAATGGCTGCTAGTTACGGGATCGTTTATGCTCCTGGCAGTGAAATGGAGAAAGTGTTAACGGTAGCGTACAAGTTGGCCAAGAAAGCGATAAATGTGCTGATAGAAGGGGAAACGGGAACCGGCAAGGAACTGTTGGCCAGATTCATCCACGGTGTCAGTTTACGGGCAACTCATCCGTTTGTGGGCATTAACTGCGGCGCAGTGTCGGAATCACTGTTGGAGAGCGAGTTGTTTGGCCATGAAAAAGGGGCTTTCTCCGGAGCGGTGAAAACTCGCAAGGGATACTTTGAATTGGCCCACAACGGAACCTTGTTTCTGGATGAAATCGGAGAAGCGCCGCACTCAATTCAGGTGAAATTGCTTCGTGCCATTGAGACAGGCGAATTCATGCGGGTGGGAAGTGAAGAGACATTCAAAAGCAATGTGAGGTTGATTTCGGCCACCAATCGCAATCTTGAGTCGGAGGTGGGACAAAACAGGTTTCGCGCCGATCTTTTGTACCGGTTGGAAGGAGTAAAGTTATCCATCCCGCCTCTCCGGGACAGGAGGGAAGACATTCCCGCAATTGCAAACCACTATCTTGAGAAAAAGTTTGGCGGGGCTTGCCGGTTGGATCCGGAGACCGCCGAGATCCTGAAAGGGTATGACTGGCCGGGAAATGTAAGGCAATTGCTGAATGTGTTGAATCAAACCCACTCCATTCACGACTGTCCTACTTTAAAACCCGATAAGTTGCCGCCCCGGCTGTTACAGCATGCAGTTGCCAATGAGGAAGAAACTTCCTTTCAAAAGCAACTGGAGTCTTTCATGGAACGCGAGATCAGGCTGTTTGTCGAAAACATCACAAATGGGATCGAGACTATCGATCACATTGATTTCCCGAATCTGATGAAGCGAATCAAAAAAATGGAAGGAGAGATCGGCCGAAAGATCATCCAAAAAGGCTTGTCTGAAACAAAGGGGAACAGACAACTGCTCAGTCACAAACTCCGGATTACGGAACGAACCCTTCGTTATATCCTGAATGAAAAATAA
- a CDS encoding iron-containing alcohol dehydrogenase, with translation MGISKFMAPEIIFGFNSLEQVGESVLRLGAKKVFIVSDPGVVSAGWVEEAIHYLKQCKLDCCLWTSVTSNPKDYEVAAGVAEYTESGCNAVVGIGGGSAIDAAKSIALLGSNGGSIRQYEGVDLVLHPLPPMVMVPTTAGSGSEVSQFSIVVDTERKVKMTIVSKSLIPDIAIVDPRTLMTKDRKLTAHTGMDALTHAIESYISLAATPLTEGYSLQAMRLISEFLRPSVASQHNREAKEAMAMASLQAGIAFSNAILGAVHAMSHQLGGLLDLPHGEVNAILLPHVMEFNLISTPEKYKKIACAFGENVNSLSPADAAKLAIKAVKSLADDLGIPHSLPIRNLEEDTIELLSQNAVQDACMITNPRDLSAEDVKMLFHKVLGSGHQ, from the coding sequence GTGGGGATTTCCAAATTTATGGCTCCGGAAATTATTTTCGGTTTCAACTCATTGGAACAGGTTGGGGAAAGCGTACTTCGTCTGGGAGCAAAAAAGGTCTTTATCGTATCCGATCCGGGAGTTGTCAGTGCGGGGTGGGTGGAGGAAGCCATTCATTACCTGAAGCAATGCAAGCTTGACTGCTGCTTGTGGACAAGCGTCACTTCAAACCCGAAGGACTACGAAGTGGCGGCAGGCGTTGCCGAATACACGGAAAGCGGTTGCAATGCGGTGGTGGGAATCGGGGGTGGCAGCGCCATTGATGCGGCCAAATCGATTGCTTTGCTGGGAAGCAACGGAGGGTCCATCCGTCAGTATGAGGGAGTGGATCTTGTTCTTCACCCGCTCCCCCCGATGGTGATGGTACCCACAACTGCGGGGTCCGGCTCGGAAGTGTCCCAGTTTTCGATTGTGGTGGACACGGAAAGAAAAGTGAAAATGACAATCGTGTCCAAGTCACTGATTCCCGACATTGCGATCGTGGATCCCCGAACCTTGATGACCAAAGACCGGAAGCTTACCGCTCATACCGGCATGGATGCGCTGACGCATGCCATAGAATCCTACATTTCTCTGGCGGCTACACCCTTGACAGAAGGGTATTCGCTGCAGGCTATGCGATTGATCTCCGAATTTCTGAGGCCTTCTGTGGCCAGTCAGCATAACCGTGAAGCGAAAGAAGCGATGGCCATGGCAAGTTTGCAGGCAGGCATCGCATTTTCCAACGCGATCCTGGGTGCTGTTCATGCCATGTCCCATCAACTGGGAGGGTTGTTGGATCTTCCCCACGGGGAGGTGAATGCCATTTTGCTTCCCCATGTAATGGAATTCAACCTGATTTCCACACCGGAAAAATACAAAAAGATCGCTTGCGCATTTGGGGAAAACGTCAATTCGCTGAGTCCCGCCGATGCGGCCAAACTGGCAATCAAAGCAGTGAAAAGCCTGGCCGACGATCTCGGAATTCCGCATTCGCTGCCAATCAGGAATCTGGAGGAAGATACGATCGAATTGTTGAGCCAAAACGCGGTTCAGGATGCCTGCATGATTACCAATCCAAGAGACTTGTCGGCAGAGGATGTGAAGATGCTGTTCCACAAGGTGTTGGGGAGTGGCCATCAATGA
- a CDS encoding sensor histidine kinase — protein MNGKQELIDKLTGIRSSRKSYYSELSSMVEEMQKQNMQLEVINQLTQIHVNKSWEEVSTYIASRLSQVLRFDGFVLTLLDGSDLYFYISVPEHQEWACRLVKRRMSDVSFMTLADFEKLLLQEIPDHYGTSVSLINQTGRAIGFLTLLTSSHVSYTPKELQFYKGVGEHVRVSIENILLFKDVSEKVKIEAQLIQSAKLAALGEMAAGIAHELNSPLTAILGNVQLLKRTIKEGRPGKMLADIYQCGLRSKKIIQNLLAFSRQEEYQFEPIHPCDVVEDALSLVGYQLSVSGITVRKHTDITLPLIEGSRHQIEQVLVNLLLNARDAVQGKANAEVVIGTRLVRLEERGYLSIYVRDNGVGIEQQHLTRIFNPFFTTKEKTKGTGLGLSVSLGIAESHGGKLVVDSKTGEYSEFSLLLPIPDHEGGDEE, from the coding sequence ATGAACGGAAAACAGGAATTGATCGATAAACTCACAGGAATCCGTTCCTCACGCAAAAGCTATTACAGCGAGTTAAGCTCCATGGTGGAAGAGATGCAGAAACAGAATATGCAGTTGGAAGTGATCAATCAATTGACGCAAATTCATGTCAATAAATCGTGGGAGGAAGTCTCAACCTATATTGCTTCCAGACTGTCCCAGGTTCTGCGTTTTGACGGATTTGTTCTGACTTTGCTGGACGGCTCCGATTTATACTTTTACATTTCCGTGCCGGAACATCAGGAGTGGGCTTGCCGGTTGGTCAAACGGCGCATGTCGGATGTCTCCTTCATGACGCTTGCCGATTTTGAAAAGCTGTTGCTGCAGGAAATCCCGGACCATTATGGAACTTCTGTTTCTTTAATCAATCAGACGGGCAGAGCCATCGGGTTTTTGACTCTGCTTACCAGTTCCCATGTTTCCTATACTCCAAAGGAGCTTCAGTTTTATAAGGGAGTCGGGGAACATGTGCGTGTGTCGATCGAAAACATCCTGTTGTTTAAGGATGTCAGCGAGAAAGTCAAAATCGAGGCGCAACTGATTCAATCCGCCAAATTGGCCGCACTGGGTGAAATGGCTGCAGGCATCGCCCATGAACTGAACAGTCCCCTGACCGCCATTCTCGGCAATGTACAGTTGCTTAAACGAACCATCAAGGAAGGCCGTCCCGGCAAGATGCTGGCAGACATCTATCAGTGCGGACTCAGAAGCAAGAAGATCATTCAAAACCTGCTGGCCTTTTCCAGACAGGAAGAGTATCAGTTTGAACCCATCCATCCCTGTGATGTGGTGGAAGATGCACTCAGCCTTGTCGGGTATCAGTTGTCCGTATCCGGAATCACGGTCAGGAAACATACAGACATCACGCTTCCCCTTATCGAAGGAAGCCGCCATCAAATCGAACAGGTGCTTGTCAATCTCCTGTTAAACGCAAGAGACGCTGTACAGGGAAAAGCCAACGCGGAGGTTGTCATAGGAACCCGCCTTGTCCGGCTGGAGGAGCGAGGTTACCTGTCCATATACGTTCGGGACAACGGAGTCGGCATTGAACAGCAGCATCTCACACGGATCTTCAATCCGTTTTTTACAACCAAAGAGAAAACAAAAGGGACGGGTCTGGGGCTCTCCGTCAGTCTTGGCATTGCCGAATCCCACGGCGGGAAGCTTGTTGTGGACAGCAAGACGGGTGAGTACAGCGAATTCTCGCTTCTGCTGCCAATCCCTGATCATGAAGGAGGGGACGAAGAATGA
- the ftsW gene encoding putative lipid II flippase FtsW yields the protein MNPTRHRPDFVLLIVILLLVSIGLLTIYSASIIWAYQKLGVSPNHFFIRQCIFSIIGLFFLFLTMNMPYWNWRKLLVLMLPGSFFMLLLVFVFEPVKDVHRWIQLGSFSIQPSEVATLTIIIYCAHILTKKKDKLQDFKKGIVPPMVITGLFAFLVLLQPDMDAAALIVVTALAVMFAAGTPLLHLARVVLPATFLAFIFIFTSEWRRQRVLAFLDPFAEENLQDWGFQQAHSLYAIASGGWMGKGLGRSIEKFLYLPEPHTDFIFAIFIEEWGIIGGVFLISLFAILIWRGGRIAARLPDRFGALMAVGITSMIGVAVVINIGVVTGTIPVMGIPLPFITYGGSALVIKMMAMGILLNLSRYTVEDHHVSRR from the coding sequence ATGAATCCCACCCGTCATCGTCCCGACTTCGTCTTGCTGATCGTCATCCTCCTGCTGGTCAGTATTGGACTCTTGACAATATACAGCGCCAGTATCATATGGGCGTATCAAAAACTCGGGGTCTCTCCGAACCATTTTTTCATCAGGCAGTGCATATTTTCGATCATCGGCCTGTTTTTTCTGTTTCTTACAATGAACATGCCCTATTGGAACTGGCGGAAACTGTTGGTTCTGATGCTTCCGGGATCTTTCTTCATGCTGTTGCTGGTATTTGTCTTTGAACCGGTGAAAGATGTGCACAGATGGATCCAGTTGGGGAGTTTCTCCATTCAGCCGTCTGAAGTGGCCACTTTGACCATCATTATCTATTGCGCCCACATTCTCACCAAGAAAAAGGACAAACTCCAGGATTTCAAAAAAGGGATCGTGCCGCCGATGGTCATAACCGGACTGTTTGCCTTTCTGGTTCTATTGCAGCCGGACATGGACGCGGCTGCGCTGATTGTGGTAACCGCTCTTGCGGTTATGTTCGCCGCAGGCACACCGCTTCTTCATCTGGCAAGAGTGGTGCTTCCGGCCACCTTCCTGGCCTTCATTTTCATTTTCACTTCCGAATGGAGAAGACAAAGGGTTCTTGCATTTCTGGATCCGTTTGCAGAAGAGAACCTGCAGGATTGGGGCTTTCAGCAGGCACACTCTTTGTACGCAATCGCTTCCGGCGGTTGGATGGGAAAGGGCCTTGGGAGAAGCATCGAAAAATTTCTGTATCTGCCGGAACCGCATACCGATTTTATATTCGCCATTTTTATCGAGGAATGGGGAATCATCGGCGGGGTCTTTCTGATCAGTCTGTTTGCCATATTGATCTGGCGCGGCGGCCGCATTGCCGCCCGTTTGCCCGATCGTTTCGGCGCATTGATGGCGGTCGGCATTACATCTATGATTGGGGTTGCAGTCGTCATCAATATCGGCGTGGTCACTGGCACCATACCCGTAATGGGAATCCCGCTTCCGTTCATTACATACGGCGGCAGTGCACTGGTCATCAAGATGATGGCTATGGGTATACTTTTGAATCTTTCGCGATATACCGTAGAAGACCACCATGTGTCAAGAAGATGA
- the adhP gene encoding alcohol dehydrogenase AdhP gives MKAAVVNQFHQALEIKEVPVPEIGYGEVLVRIKACGVCHTDLHAAHGDWPIKPKLPLIPGHEGVGVVEKVGPGVTSLKVGDRVGVPWLYSACGECEYCLTGWETLCKNQLNAGYSVDGGYAEYCKAPAAYVAKIPDGLSYEEAAPIFCAGVTTYKALKVSGAKPGDWVAIYGIGGLGHVALQYAKAMGFNVIAVDIQNEKLELAKSLGADLTINGKKVNPEEEIQKQVGGAQAAISVAVTPKAFEQAYRSVKRGGTLVVVGLPTGDIPLPIFDTVLNGVTVKGSIVGTRKDLQESLEFAARGKVKPIIETYALDDINEVFDRMEKGQINGRIVLTME, from the coding sequence ATGAAAGCGGCTGTCGTTAACCAGTTTCATCAGGCACTTGAAATCAAAGAAGTACCAGTTCCCGAAATCGGATACGGAGAGGTATTGGTGCGGATCAAAGCATGCGGAGTATGCCACACCGACTTGCATGCCGCGCACGGAGATTGGCCTATCAAACCAAAACTCCCGTTGATTCCGGGACATGAGGGAGTAGGGGTCGTCGAAAAAGTCGGTCCCGGCGTCACTTCTCTGAAAGTGGGAGACCGCGTCGGGGTCCCCTGGCTTTACTCAGCCTGCGGTGAATGTGAATATTGTCTGACCGGATGGGAAACGTTGTGTAAGAATCAATTGAATGCCGGGTATTCGGTCGACGGAGGGTATGCGGAATATTGCAAGGCGCCTGCCGCGTATGTGGCAAAAATTCCGGATGGTCTCAGCTATGAGGAAGCCGCTCCCATCTTCTGCGCCGGTGTAACCACCTACAAGGCCCTGAAAGTATCCGGCGCCAAACCGGGGGACTGGGTCGCCATCTATGGAATAGGCGGACTTGGTCATGTGGCTCTCCAATATGCGAAAGCAATGGGATTCAATGTAATTGCCGTCGACATCCAGAATGAGAAGCTTGAACTGGCGAAGAGTTTGGGCGCCGATCTGACCATTAACGGCAAGAAAGTAAACCCGGAGGAAGAAATCCAGAAACAAGTGGGAGGAGCGCAGGCAGCCATTAGTGTGGCAGTCACGCCGAAAGCGTTTGAACAAGCATACCGCTCGGTTAAACGGGGCGGAACACTCGTAGTTGTGGGACTGCCCACGGGTGACATTCCGCTGCCAATTTTTGATACGGTGCTGAACGGGGTCACGGTCAAAGGATCCATCGTCGGTACACGGAAAGATCTGCAGGAGTCACTGGAGTTTGCTGCCCGCGGAAAAGTAAAACCAATTATTGAAACCTATGCATTGGATGACATCAACGAAGTATTCGACCGCATGGAAAAAGGACAAATCAACGGTCGTATCGTGCTGACAATGGAATAG
- a CDS encoding TRAP transporter substrate-binding protein: MKKKVLTAALASVFTLSTILVGCGSNPTSAPTESKKSTEVVELNLGHTLSPQSHYQAMATKLAELAAQKSNGTIKISVFPQSQLGGEVKMIQSARTGSIGMLVTAQAPLENTVKEYSIFDLPYLFDSIDQANQVLGGEVGKKYLGMLPQHGLVGLGWLSVMERNVFSSKPIKSVDDIKSFKIRIMQSPGYVKAYEALGTQPTPMAYSEVYLSLQQGVVDGADTSPDQFVEDKFIEVSKYYNKTKVHYLPALLIISKAKWDKLTPDQQKVLQEAANEALKYGIDYYKKAYDDSIEKMKKAGVQVTEPDLTQFKKVSEKTYDQLLKEIPDGKKLFDEIQAAKQKAGK; the protein is encoded by the coding sequence ATGAAGAAAAAAGTGTTGACTGCCGCTTTGGCATCCGTGTTTACTCTGAGCACTATTCTGGTTGGATGTGGCAGTAACCCCACCAGTGCTCCGACCGAATCTAAAAAGTCTACAGAAGTTGTCGAATTAAACTTGGGTCATACCTTGTCGCCTCAAAGTCATTATCAGGCGATGGCGACCAAACTGGCGGAACTTGCCGCCCAAAAGTCAAACGGAACTATTAAGATCAGTGTTTTTCCGCAATCTCAGCTGGGCGGCGAGGTGAAGATGATTCAGTCGGCTCGCACCGGTTCCATTGGAATGCTCGTTACGGCGCAGGCCCCGCTTGAGAACACGGTTAAGGAGTATTCAATCTTTGACCTGCCATACCTTTTCGACAGTATTGACCAGGCCAATCAAGTTCTCGGTGGCGAAGTCGGCAAAAAATATCTGGGCATGCTGCCGCAACATGGTCTGGTTGGTTTGGGATGGCTCTCCGTGATGGAACGAAACGTGTTCTCTTCAAAGCCAATTAAATCTGTCGACGATATAAAATCGTTTAAAATCCGGATTATGCAGTCGCCTGGCTATGTGAAGGCATATGAAGCGCTTGGCACTCAACCCACCCCGATGGCGTATTCCGAAGTGTATTTGTCGCTGCAGCAAGGAGTCGTTGACGGGGCGGATACATCACCTGACCAGTTTGTAGAAGACAAATTTATTGAGGTATCAAAGTATTACAACAAAACAAAGGTTCATTACCTGCCGGCTCTTCTCATCATTTCGAAAGCAAAATGGGATAAGTTGACACCTGACCAGCAGAAGGTACTGCAAGAGGCAGCCAATGAAGCTCTGAAGTACGGAATTGACTACTACAAAAAGGCTTACGACGATTCCATTGAGAAAATGAAAAAAGCGGGTGTGCAGGTTACTGAACCGGATTTAACCCAGTTTAAGAAGGTGTCTGAGAAAACTTACGATCAACTGCTGAAAGAAATCCCGGATGGAAAGAAACTGTTTGATGAAATCCAGGCGGCAAAGCAAAAGGCGGGTAAATAA